The following are from one region of the Phycisphaeraceae bacterium genome:
- a CDS encoding NADP-dependent isocitrate dehydrogenase (catalyzes the formation of 2-oxoglutarate from isocitrate), whose amino-acid sequence MGVQIALAPGDGIGPEIMDACIRIFAEADVTAHLDFVPVDMGQRVFAAGDPRGITDEAVETIERTGLVYKGPMGTPIGGGGKSINVTLRKTFGAFANLRHFQSLPGVDTVFSRAGVPVDMYIVRENIEDTYGGIEHRLTNDVIECKRLISAPGCDQVHHFAFQTAASLGITKVHCAHKANIMKMTDGLFLERFVAEAQHYPAIEIADIIIDALCMNLVLKPQDYRMIVLPNLQGDIVSDLAAGLVGGLGFAPSANIGDHISIFEAVHGTAPDIAGKGVANPTSLLLSGLMLLRHLGMLKQAATIENALLAALEAGIHTGDVKGKGEPVGTDAFAGAIIDRLGTTPKGKEARPVPTAATPTHTPPVRPHVNKLMRTFETVHSTHCGCDIYVGTTITPLELAQRLERIAQGTAFKLTMISNRGTQVWPSGSPYTEVVDYYRVRFELRDPAVMLGQIGQMPTIHLLTKVAEKFEVTDFQPLKMFDGKPGFSRAQGQ is encoded by the coding sequence ATGGGCGTTCAGATCGCACTCGCACCCGGTGACGGCATCGGACCCGAAATCATGGACGCCTGCATCCGCATCTTCGCCGAGGCCGACGTCACGGCTCACCTCGACTTCGTCCCCGTCGACATGGGCCAGCGCGTCTTCGCCGCCGGCGACCCGCGCGGCATCACCGACGAAGCCGTCGAAACCATCGAACGCACCGGCCTGGTCTACAAAGGCCCCATGGGCACCCCCATCGGCGGCGGCGGAAAGTCCATCAACGTCACCCTCCGCAAAACCTTCGGCGCCTTTGCCAACCTGCGACACTTCCAGTCCCTCCCCGGCGTTGACACCGTCTTCAGCCGCGCCGGCGTCCCCGTCGACATGTACATCGTCCGCGAAAACATCGAAGACACCTACGGCGGCATCGAGCACCGCCTCACCAACGACGTCATCGAGTGCAAGCGCCTCATCTCCGCTCCCGGCTGCGATCAGGTCCATCACTTCGCCTTCCAGACCGCCGCAAGCCTCGGCATCACCAAGGTCCACTGCGCTCACAAGGCCAACATCATGAAGATGACCGATGGCCTGTTCCTCGAACGCTTCGTCGCCGAAGCCCAGCACTACCCCGCCATCGAAATCGCCGACATCATCATCGACGCCCTCTGCATGAACCTCGTGCTCAAGCCACAGGACTATCGCATGATCGTCCTGCCCAACCTCCAGGGTGACATCGTCAGCGATCTGGCCGCAGGGCTCGTCGGCGGGCTCGGATTCGCGCCCAGCGCCAACATCGGCGACCACATCTCCATCTTCGAAGCCGTCCACGGCACCGCCCCCGACATCGCCGGCAAGGGCGTGGCCAACCCCACAAGCCTCCTCCTCAGCGGGCTCATGCTCCTGCGACACCTCGGCATGCTCAAGCAGGCCGCAACCATCGAAAACGCACTCCTGGCAGCCCTCGAAGCCGGCATCCACACCGGCGATGTCAAAGGCAAGGGTGAGCCCGTCGGCACCGACGCCTTCGCTGGCGCCATCATCGACCGCCTCGGCACCACACCCAAAGGCAAGGAAGCACGCCCCGTCCCTACCGCCGCAACCCCAACACACACGCCGCCCGTCCGCCCGCACGTCAACAAACTCATGCGCACCTTCGAGACCGTCCACAGCACACACTGCGGCTGCGACATCTACGTCGGCACCACCATCACCCCCCTCGAACTCGCCCAGCGCCTCGAACGCATCGCACAAGGCACCGCCTTCAAACTCACCATGATCTCCAACCGCGGCACCCAGGTCTGGCCCAGCGGCAGCCCCTACACCGAAGTCGTCGATTACTACCGCGTCCGCTTCGAACTCCGCGATCCCGCCGTCATGCTCGGACAGATCGGGCAGATGCCCACCATCCACCTGCTCACCAAGGTGGCCGAAAAATTCGAAGTCACCGACTTTCAACCGCTCAAGATGTTCGACGGCAAGCCCGGTTTCTCCCGCGCCCAGGGCCAGTAA